A segment of the Peptoclostridium acidaminophilum DSM 3953 genome:
CTAGCAAATCAATTATCGATGGATATAGCATTTATATTTCCTCCCTGAATTTCCTCAGTATATTTTCTTTATTTCTCAAAACTCTGTTTTTTTCCGCCATCATTATGCAATCAAGCTGCATGACGGCTTTTTCAACATCGTCGTTAACCACGAAGTAGTCAAAATTTTCTATTTTGCAGATTTCCTCGTATGCACTGCCAAATCGAAGCTTCAAAGACTCCTCCGTCTCGGAGCCTCTTTTGACAATCCTGTCCCTGAGTTCTCTAAGCGAAGGCGGAAGTATGAATACGAACACGGCCTCAGGATAGCTGCATTTCACCTGCATGGCGCCCTGAATATCTATCTCCAGCAGGACATCCTCGCCGTTTTTGAGGCTTTTAAGCACCTCTGCCTTGGGAGTCCCGTAGTAGTTGTCGTATA
Coding sequences within it:
- the gmk gene encoding guanylate kinase, giving the protein MNKEGILIVICGPSGVGKGTICKEFLGENRDIKLSVSATTRMPRTGEVDGISYHFLGTGQFEEMVKNGEFIEYARVYDNYYGTPKAEVLKSLKNGEDVLLEIDIQGAMQVKCSYPEAVFVFILPPSLRELRDRIVKRGSETEESLKLRFGSAYEEICKIENFDYFVVNDDVEKAVMQLDCIMMAEKNRVLRNKENILRKFREEI